The sequence below is a genomic window from Oligoflexus sp..
ACGGTGACCAGGAACGTGCTGCCCACACCGGCCGTGGTTTCCAAAAGCTCCACATCGCCACCCAGGGACTGGGCCAGGGCCTTGGACAAGGCGAGGCCGAGGCCAGTGCCTCCAAAACGCCGGGTGGTGCTGGCGTCCTCCTGATGGAAGGGCTTGAAGAGATCCTTGCTTTCACTGATGCCGATGCCGGAGTCGATGATTTTAAGCGCAAGCAGAGCCGGTTGATCAGCCCTTTGAATCATGTCGACCGTCAGGCGGATCGCGCCTTTTTCGGTGAATTTAACCGCGTTGCCCACGATATTCACAAGGATCTGGCGGAGTCTTTTCGGATCGGAATAGACGACCGCCGGTACCCGCGGATGGATCGAGGTGCTCAGTTCGATATTTTTTTCCTGGAGCTTCACCTGGAAAGAAGTCGTGATGTCGTGAATCAGTTCGAAGATATCAAATGACTTTTTTTCGATTTCCATGCGACCTTCCTCGACTTTGGAAAGATCGAGGATGTCGTCGATCAATCGCGCAAGTTCCTGACCGTTTTTAATGATGCGATGAAGATACTGCTCCTGCTCATCCTTGCCGGTGTCGGCGGGATGCAGAAGAAGGTCGGCATAGCCCAGGATCACACCCAGAGGCGTGCGGATTTCGTGGCTCATATTGGCCAGAAACGTGGACTTGGCACGATTTGCGGCCTCGGATTTTTGCGTCTGGGCGCGCAGGCTGTCCTCTTTGCGTTTCTGATCGGTGATGTCCATGAGAATGCCGATGATGCGTTCAACCTTGCCGTTTGGATCGAAGTAGGCTTTGCCTTTCAGTCCGATCCAGCTTTCGCGGGCTTTCAGGCGGAACTCCACAGAATAGTCCGCATTGGCGGAAAGCGTGGCTTCCGGGTTGATGATGGATTGCTTCAGACTCTCCAGATCAGGAGGCGCTATGAGTTCGAAAAATTCATGCGCGCTCAGGTCCAAAGCGCCCTGAAGACCCAGGGCCTCAGCCGAGCGAGGGCAGAAGGTGAAGCGGTTTTCCGAAGGCCAAAAATCCCAAGTGCCAACGCGGGTCGATTCCATGGCCAGACGCAAGCGTTCCTGAGCGTCGGTCAGTTCCTGCTGGGCCCTGGTATGGGCCTCGCGCAGCCTTTTGGTTTCCAGCGCTTCGCGGGTGGCGGAACCAAGACGGGTCAGGGAATTCTTGGAAAGAAAGTCGGCGGCCCCTTTCTTCAGCGTCTGGGCCGCCCGATCTTCGGTGATGGCGCCGCTGATGATGATAAAGGGGATGTCCTTGCCGGATGCTCGCAGAATATCGAAGGCATCGAAGGAATCAAAGTCGGGGAGCTTGTGATCGCTGATTATCAGATCAAAATCGTCGTCCAGAGCCTTGATAAAATCCCGGCGCGAATACACATTGGTGAAGTCGACGACCTCATACTCATCCTTGAGAGCCCGCACTATGGCCTCTACATCGAATTCGAA
It includes:
- a CDS encoding hybrid sensor histidine kinase/response regulator; the protein is MKPSKIKVLLVEDFEFDVEAIVRALKDEYEVVDFTNVYSRRDFIKALDDDFDLIISDHKLPDFDSFDAFDILRASGKDIPFIIISGAITEDRAAQTLKKGAADFLSKNSLTRLGSATREALETKRLREAHTRAQQELTDAQERLRLAMESTRVGTWDFWPSENRFTFCPRSAEALGLQGALDLSAHEFFELIAPPDLESLKQSIINPEATLSANADYSVEFRLKARESWIGLKGKAYFDPNGKVERIIGILMDITDQKRKEDSLRAQTQKSEAANRAKSTFLANMSHEIRTPLGVILGYADLLLHPADTGKDEQEQYLHRIIKNGQELARLIDDILDLSKVEEGRMEIEKKSFDIFELIHDITTSFQVKLQEKNIELSTSIHPRVPAVVYSDPKRLRQILVNIVGNAVKFTEKGAIRLTVDMIQRADQPALLALKIIDSGIGISESKDLFKPFHQEDASTTRRFGGTGLGLALSKALAQSLGGDVELLETTAGVGSTFLVTVESGRMLSLQSSPHVHKPGAASSAGELPLSDMKILVADDSKDNQLLIKRILQRCGASVTTVSDGELAVREGTSNPYDAILMDMQMPILDGYSATRKLRDLGVEIPIVALTAHAMQEEM